aCCCTACACATTAACCATAAGGAATTACATCGGTTCCGATATTGCCGCAGTCCGTCATTATCGTATCGTCTTTGAGAAGGTTCACCTGTGCGAACCTATGACTAGGAAatatacaaaaacaattttctttgATTAGCACGTCCAGCCTTGAATAAAAAACGTATCTCCAAAAAAGTCCGACTCTGATATGCGGATAAATCGAACCAACGGAATTACTCATTATCTTACGCGACATATCGTTCGAAGAAAGCTATGCCTTACATTGCGCAATCTGTTTATAtacgaataattttttttttacagcacCGTCTTCAAAATAGGAGGACCACCTATCAAACCCAAGAAGAAGAAAATGAAAGTTTAAATTGACTTTTACCTGCTCTTAATATTCGTGAGCCCTTAATACTAATGTGTCCATACTGTGAAAATGAACcggcaatattataaaaattaagtatttaCTGGTGATACGGCATATTGTAAAGTCCGCACGAGGAGATACTACAATTCAACCTCTTTCTGCCGCTAAGCAATCCTGAGGTCCATGTCGATGTCTTAAAGTCAGGTGGACCATGagcagtagcagaactattcgaactgtGTGTTCAAATAAATGTGTCACGAGCCAGCGCTTGAGTCAAttgtgcctctctatcgcttgttccgcgttctcgcttgcacgctcaggcggaacgtgacactttttcgtgcgtgcagccggtgttaatatatttataagacgttatcacatcaaaactattaaaaaagcAGGCTTGTTACTGTTGGCGCACTCCCACATTGCGATTACTCAATTTACATGTAAACCATTAATGTATCatgtaaaaaacataataaaaccaACGACTGATAATGATTCTTTTATTTCCCTGCGTATATATaagcatacatatatataagatatataGGCATATATGCTCCGACCAATAACGTTCTCtgtctgttagcaaatcccacctctcctggctaaGCATTGCCCAaatatcctggtgaaactggaaaggcctgcgGGCCTTGTCGTTAAAGCTCCCAAAATGTCGTTATAACTTTCGAAAATCAATGCAATATTAACTGTTAACAAAGTGCGAATAAACAATTGGTGACTGGCAAACTATCTCGCAGCCCCACTCGATACCAAGCGTTGACCAAAGTCCATAGATGAAACTTGAAAGtagcctactttttttttcccctacctatgctgatagacttgagaggctatttcagcttcaccccaacgtgtgtagatgagctcacggggctcaaaccggagtgctgctagcactggccctagcaagagcagcgcttcgcagaatctaccaccggatcggaaacgcgacccactgagaagatccggcgagaaactcagtgggcaagtaGCCTACAAAAGAAATGGAagtatcactttttttttattgcccttgtagacagatgagcatacggcccacctgatggtgagtggtttccgtcgcccatggacttcagcaatgccagaggcagacctaagccgctgcctacttgcTCCATCGTAGAAGTCGGAAGTGAAAACGCGCGCTAAGTACAAGTACATAATTCATTAGAATAAATTGTAGCTGTttgtgggattcgaacgccggtatagtcgtatcgctcgataccagtgcaccgggcgtcttatcgtttagaccACGGAGACCTATTTAATCTAAGGAAATTAATATTGAACCGTATTCCTAAATTTTCCTTTCAACAAATCACAGATATTTCTAGAAGAAATCTATTtatctatacctatacatataGAAGCATCAGTAATTTATTGAAAGGAAAATTAAGCAATACGATTCATTAGTAATTAGTCTATTCAGCTGGCTTTGCCActttcaatttataatttttttcctacctaagctggtagcgttgagaggctatgccagcgtaaccgatcTAGTTTGCTCGagtttctaacactggccctagcaagagcagtgcttcgtagaatctaccccaccggatcgggaacgcgacccactgagaagatccggcgagaaacttggTGACCACTTTCAATGAACCCGTTACATTTGTATCTATTCCATTTTGCCCGCGcgctcactagagggcgctacggCAATAATGGGCGCTGTATGGGCTAGAGACCATTTTAAGTCTACTGTAGACGATTCTTCATATTGAATTCCTTTAAGATTCATTTATTAGTAACTTTAACACTGACCAAaatgtttgttttcttttgacAATAACGGaacttgttaataaaaaataaacgttgaTGCGATCGTATCTGAATGAAAGCACCCGCCAAGCTAATTAATACAATATCAAATCTATCTATATGTGGATACagataaatgataaaaaaaagtcattacTAAGAAAACATGAAGTAGCCGATAAAATATGGCAGGAGTGACGTGTTTAGCGATAGGCGTCGATAAAAACATTGACATCACAGTATAATATCTGAAATTAAAAAGATACAACTTGTAAtgttaagtaatatttttatttttttcgccTTGTTACAAACAGAATTTTAGTTACTTAGGTAATGTTCTTGCGTATATGACAATTGTAGTGAAAAGAAAGTGCCAATCAATCAGTCTTTATTTAAACACaaatactaaaaaatataaaaatttactataaatatattacaatttatattactgttttatttctatttacagTATTACTATCATGATTTCATATTATgtaatacaacaaaaatatgaaaaaaaaaagattattttatgttttacaaCAAGCTTACCATTGAAAAATTTATTTGCTCTGAAATTATTATACAATCAAGGCCAGTAAAACTTTATTAGTTAGTAacgacaattttattttaacaaatcagAATTAACGAACTTTTACATTTGAATTAAAGCACTCTTACGATCAATATATCTAATTTTTGTTGAGAATGCGTCTGTATCTATTATCTGCATCTTTTAACTACATACCTACTTCATAGACCTAGACGTCTATACATAGACGTTTTTTATACcaaaatattcatatttctGTTTGCTCCGTTGACTATTGCATTGATTTAACtggttatattataatagtactaAATTATCATGTACAATCAAGTATTAGATATAAATATAGAGCTTAACTTAAGTATCATTTTATTATGAACCTTTTTAGTGCCGAGCTTAATTTCACCTATTTGGCAGAAATTGCTAAAATCAAAGcatcaatgctaaattcacagcaaaataacttcgaatgtttatttataaattttattaatttattataactgTTATTCGTGCGCGCACTAAAAGACGTTCATTACAATCAAACACATTATTAGAgaatcgatctatcgacggttcgcgttCTAAGGGCCAAGGgctaataacataaataaaacgcTCCGAATGATTGCTTTCTTGGTAACAAGTTTTAATgttcaattattaataaaatatttaatgtttttagaaCGTAGCTACTATTAACTACGTACCTACAaagaaaaggaaataaaaattaatctatTTATAGTAAGCAAATAATCTTTCAAGATATCagtgatataaaattattgtacagGAATTGATCTTTTTTGCAACATTGTTTATTATATTGATacgaaaaatatttgtaaatgagattaaattaataacaaaaaaaaaactctatcgACTCCATTACACAGGAAAAACATTTATCCCACCCGTCAAAGAAGAACACAATGCAGATGGTTCGAAGTAAAATTAGGCAGGGCAGTGATTTCTACCATTGCGTTCTCAAAATATATCACCATTGAACCTTAATTTTCCGTTTTCTCTTACATACATTATTAAACCTAAGTATGcgaattttaatacgcttttattagctataccaagaccttagaacttatatctcaaggtgggtggcgcatttacgttgtaggtgtctatgggctccagtaaccacttaacaccaggtggactgtgagctcgtccacccatctaagcaataaaaaaaaaaagcttcagacgtatgtatgttagtatgtaacggaatatttgaacattattttgacccccttcaaaacgtcggattaactcgcaaTTTATCACTGAGAGTAGGACCTCTtcgaagtccgcacgggtaggtaccaccaccccgcctatttcggccgtgaagcagtaatgcgtttcggttcaaaggccgttgtaactatactgagaccttagaacttatatctcgaggtgggtggcgcacttacgttgtagatgtctatggggtccggtaacaccaggtgggctgtgagctcatacaTTCAtctaaagaaagaaaaaaaaatttggtataGGTACTTATTAAAACCATATTCCAAAGTCTTATGGTCTGTCAATTATTTCAAAAGCGCTGTCAATTTCTGTTTCAGGACATACTCCCGCGTCGTTAACATTACTCTGCTTGTTATCTTGAGTTTTCGTTTTATGAAAACGTTCTGTTTTAGTGTGAATGTAGTTGTTACTATCTGCACTTTTCCGTCTCTGATTCTTGTCAGTGATTAAATCTGACGAAGCGATCTGCACGTGATACTCTCTAGACTTCGGTTTCTCGATGCATTGGTTACTCTGTGGGAGAACATGCAGCTTAAATAcattgggactttttggcgggaacgcgaggagtgcagttgtgtgatttgttttattttgtctatttagtgtttcttcaggtttaaatgtgtaataacggtggtttattaactgtttaatatctgtgaaagtacacaaatgtgggaaaatgaaacaaagctgctggacgtaacttctcgggttcctccaaaaagtccactgaaaaaatctcagtaaatgaccaccattttactgcgattatatttcatcccatatcatctcatttcattaaatttcatcccagttgattaatgtctcaaattaatcatcttcatttcatttcactccatattatcatttttcataaaattaagaatataaagtaaaataagacatgacttaaaggccttagttaccaggtcataaaatctcttaaaaaaaaaaaaattaaatacattgagCTAGCAGGTCGATCGTGACAGataaattttatcattaaaaatcaTCATCAGATAAGATACAGTTCTCGTTACAggatcaataaaacaaaaaactccGTACCTTATTACATTACAGTAccttgttatattatttaaacaaatatctATACCCAATACATTCAATCAAACTATTTATATTctgataatgaaatacgtacttaacaaatattcacgattgacttccacggtgaaggaataacatcgtgtaataaaaatcaaacccgaaaacattataatttgcgtaattactggtggtactcttgtgagtcggcacgggcaggtaccaccaccccgcctatttctgccgtgaagcagtaatgcgtttcggtttgaagggcggggcagccgttgtaactatactgagaccttagaacttatatctcaaggtggttggcgcatttacgttgtagatgtctatgggctccagtgaccacttaacatcaggtgggctgtgagctcgtccacccacctaagcaataaaaataaaaaaactagtatATTCTAGTATTTCGGCCTGTCATTATCTGTTCAATTTCCAAAGCATTATCTtgctttgtaataaaataatctacttcatataaatatttaagtaacaCTCACTTCACCGTACAGATCCAAAGATAGTGAATGCCGCTTTCTGTTTGCTTGCTTTAATCGTCCAGATCTGGATATAGACAGTTTTCGCCTTTCATCTAATGGCGGGAAATCAGTTTTGCCGTCTTCCGTTTCACCGTCGTGCTTAGAGTGTTTCCGCTTTTCGCTCGGCGTAAAGAACGATTTGAGAAATTTtgccattttttattttctcacgGTACTCGTTGCAGACTTTAGAAGCATCATTTATTTAGTTAAGATCACATCTGgaaattactataaaaattaattatgtatatattcaaatttaaaacgacaaaaaaatattgtcaacTCCAAAAACTCTCAAACAATAACCATTAAAGTCACATATaggtagaaagtgaacagaggaaaaaaaagagaaatttagacatgtaagtttatacaaaataaaaagaaagtaaTGTGGGACTTTCCTACTGGTGGTTCTTActggtccgcgcgggtaggtaccaccgccctgcctatttctgccgtgaagcagtaacccgtttcgatctgaagggtagggcagcctttgtaactatactgagatcttagaacttgtatctcaagatgggtggcgcatttaagttgtagatgtctatgagctccagtaaccacttaacaccaggtgggctgtgaactcgtccacccatctaagcaataaataaataaaaacttaacaaaatgACGCTTTATGAAACGctgccggcaagaagtggaggAAGTGGACATGAACTGATCGCCGTTCTGGCTTGAAATGTAAGACAAGCCATGTCGAGCGACCACGTAACTAACTGTCTAGGCAGTAACAAAGCAAGGTcatataaacataatttatatgTCGTATCAGTTCATATCAACAATTTCCTACGGTTAGTTACTGATTacactattcttttttttttattatcaaagcAAGATACGTCCTGAAAAGGTAGTTTTTATATCTTTtcataaaagtataatagttatCATATTTCGATGTAGCTACGTTTCAAATTGCAAATCGTTAGTATTTATTGCAGGTAGTGATTATACGGGAAATAACATTTCATGTCTTGTTGATAAAACCCTGAAACAGAGTGCTCTAGTTTTATCTAGAAGCAGAGCGCACTAGTTTTTTGTGGTAGACCGAATTCGCCAGATCCTCGATAAGATCCCAAGATTAAGATTCGAGGTGGTGCTGGAGAAATCACAGTCATACCTTTTCACATGACTGGAGCCCACTTGGTGACCGGAGGAGTCCGAGTCGGGGTCAGGGTTTCCGAGttacggtacctcggcctcCGGAAAGCTAGGCCCCCGACTGATGAGGACGGTTGGCTTTTTGAGGCAGCTCTTGTCAAACGTCGAGGGCCTGACACGATGGTGCGCCGCTTTGACGTGAGCGTGGTGCGGTCCATGGCACTATACAAGGAAGGCGTCTCACCTTCAGGTTGAAGCAAATGCTGATCGGCCTTAATGTTTCGGTCGATACCCGCACCGCGTCGCCCGAAGGGAATCGACGATGGTGTGCCACCAGTGTGgctgcgacaaggacacggctgAACGCACTGCACCGCGTGGTTAGGTCAATGCCGTGTCTTCGTCTcacaaataggaccggacttgtcgctgccaaCGGTCGTGGCTACGATTCTCGACAGCAACGATTGCTGGAAGGCGATGCCCGACTTCAGCGAATCcgccatctcgcagaaggaggtggcggaATGAAAGAGGGAGAGTTCATCCTTCTGTGCACCGATTCGTCGCGGCCGAGCCAGTCGAAACCTATGCCCGACTTCAGCGAATCCACCATCTCGCTGGAGGCGGAACGAAAGAGTGAGAGGACATCCCTCTCCGCACCGATCCGGGTGAAAGCCCTTTTCCAGCCCCTGTAGGAGGTGACCTCCCCCACAGTGAAAGTTACGGGGTGACCTTGCGGGGTAAGGCCGGGCGGCCCGCTATGCAATAACAGTTCTATGGAACTCCTACAGAGCAACCGGTTGGTGGTGCAATGCGTTCCAACCCGGCCAGCTAGTTTCGGTCCAGCGAGGTATTCCGGGACTTTAGCGGCACCGTCTATGGTGGCCTGACTGGCTGCCATATCAAGACGGGCAATGTagagtcgtcgactatcgcctcgatgaTA
The sequence above is drawn from the Bombyx mori chromosome 26, ASM3026992v2 genome and encodes:
- the LOC101735880 gene encoding uncharacterized protein LOC101735880, whose product is MAKFLKSFFTPSEKRKHSKHDGETEDGKTDFPPLDERRKLSISRSGRLKQANRKRHSLSLDLYGESNQCIEKPKSREYHVQIASSDLITDKNQRRKSADSNNYIHTKTERFHKTKTQDNKQSNVNDAGVCPETEIDSAFEIIDRP